A window of the Gossypium hirsutum isolate 1008001.06 chromosome A03, Gossypium_hirsutum_v2.1, whole genome shotgun sequence genome harbors these coding sequences:
- the LOC107887274 gene encoding uncharacterized WD repeat-containing protein C2A9.03 isoform X1 → MIVLMQGDKFGRLFLGEMEPSVPLRKMIRVGRAISFPKGVVECKYIMSYPQGEDFYYMDEDFVHDMDEDNYGRAGGDVDADEYDMLTKVTDTTSAQARKGKDIQGIPWERLNITREKYRLTRLEQYKNYENMPFSGEAVDKEFKHIQKGGNYYEFFHNTRLVKPTILHFQLRNLVWATSKHDVYLMSNYSVMHWSSLSCNLSEILNFAGHVAPTEKHPGSLLEGFTQTQISTLAVKDNFMVAGGFQGELTFKHLDRKGVTFCTRTTYDDNAITNAIEIYDSLRGGINFMASNNDCSVREYDTERFQLLNHFQFPWPVNHTSVSPDQRLITVVGDDLDGLLVDLQNGKTVATVVGHRDYSFASAWHPDGRIFATGNQDKTCRVWDIRNLSMPVVTLKGNLGAVRSICFSSDGQFMVVAEPADFVHVYNIRAGFQKRQEIDFFGEISGVSLSPDDESLYIGIWDRTYASLLQYNKKHTYGYLDSYL, encoded by the exons ATGATTGTCTTAATGCAGGGAGATAAGTTTGGCAGGCTTTTTTTGGGAGAAATGGAACCGTCGGTGCCGCTTAGAAAGATGATAAGAGTGGGACGGGCAATCTCTTTCCCTAAAGGAGTAG TTGAATGCAAATATATCATGTCCTACCCGCAAGGGGAGGATTTCTATTACATGGATGAAGATTTTGTACATGACATGGATGAAGACAACTACGGTCGAGCTGGTGGAGATGTGGATGCTGATGAATATGACATG CTGACCAAGGTGACCGATACGACTTCTGCGCAAGCGCGGAAGGGGAAAGACATTCAGGGGATTCCGTGGGAAAGACTGAACATAACTAGAGAAAAATATAGGTTGACAAGGCTTGAGCAGTATAAGAACTATGAGAATATGCCTTTTTCCGGTGAAGCTGTTGACAAG GAATTTAAACATATACAGAAGGGTGGGAACTACTATGAATTCTTCCACAATACTAGATTAGTTAAACCTACGATCCTTCATTTTCAG CTCAGAAACTTGGTTTGGGCTACTTCAAAGCATGATGTTTACCTTATGTCCAATTATTCGGTTATGCATTGGTCATCATTGTCATGTAATCTGTCTGAGATCCTTAATTTTGCTGGGCATGTGGCACCTACCGAG AAACATCCCGGAAGTTTGTTAGAAGGTTTTACACAAACTCAAATAAGCACTCTAGCAGTCAAAGACAATTTTATGGTTGCAGGAGGCTTCCAAGGAGAGCTTACTTTTAAG CACTTGGACAGAAAAGGAGTAACCTTTTGTACCCGGACAACGTATGACGATAATGCAATTACAAATGCTATTGAGATATATGACAGCTTGAG GGGTGGAATTAATTTTATGGCCTCAAACAATGACTGTAGTGTGAGAGAATATGATACTGAGAGATTTCAACTTTTAAACCATTTCCAGTTCCCTTGGCCAGTAAAT CACACATCAGTCAGCCCAGATCAAAGACTTATCACTGTCGTTGGAGATGACTTGGATGGGCTGCTTGTGGATTTGCAAAATGGAAAG ACTGTAGCCACAGTGGTAGGCCATCGAGATTACTCGTTCGCATCTGCATGGCACCCAGATGGACGCATATTTGCCACGGGAAATCAGGACAAGACGTGCCGAGTATGGGACATAAGAAACCTCTCAATGCCAGTCGTGACTCTTAAAGGAAACTTAGGTGCCGTACGATCAATCTGCTTTTCATCCGATGGCCAATTCATGGTAGTTGCTGAACCGGCAGATTTTGTCCATGTGTATAACATAAGGGCTGGTTTCCAGAAACGGCAAGAGATCGACTTCTTCGGTGAGATTTCGGGGGTATCTTTGAGTCCAGATGACGAGTCTCTGTATATAGGAATATGGGATAGAACTTATGCTAGTTTGCTGCAGTATAACAAAAAACACACTTATGGTTACTTAGATTCTTACCTGTGa
- the LOC107887274 gene encoding uncharacterized WD repeat-containing protein C2A9.03 isoform X2 translates to MKRKIVNLLFASLSEIECKYIMSYPQGEDFYYMDEDFVHDMDEDNYGRAGGDVDADEYDMLTKVTDTTSAQARKGKDIQGIPWERLNITREKYRLTRLEQYKNYENMPFSGEAVDKEFKHIQKGGNYYEFFHNTRLVKPTILHFQLRNLVWATSKHDVYLMSNYSVMHWSSLSCNLSEILNFAGHVAPTEKHPGSLLEGFTQTQISTLAVKDNFMVAGGFQGELTFKHLDRKGVTFCTRTTYDDNAITNAIEIYDSLRGGINFMASNNDCSVREYDTERFQLLNHFQFPWPVNHTSVSPDQRLITVVGDDLDGLLVDLQNGKTVATVVGHRDYSFASAWHPDGRIFATGNQDKTCRVWDIRNLSMPVVTLKGNLGAVRSICFSSDGQFMVVAEPADFVHVYNIRAGFQKRQEIDFFGEISGVSLSPDDESLYIGIWDRTYASLLQYNKKHTYGYLDSYL, encoded by the exons atgaaaagaaaaatagtaAATTTGCTATTCGCTAGTTTGTCTGaaa TTGAATGCAAATATATCATGTCCTACCCGCAAGGGGAGGATTTCTATTACATGGATGAAGATTTTGTACATGACATGGATGAAGACAACTACGGTCGAGCTGGTGGAGATGTGGATGCTGATGAATATGACATG CTGACCAAGGTGACCGATACGACTTCTGCGCAAGCGCGGAAGGGGAAAGACATTCAGGGGATTCCGTGGGAAAGACTGAACATAACTAGAGAAAAATATAGGTTGACAAGGCTTGAGCAGTATAAGAACTATGAGAATATGCCTTTTTCCGGTGAAGCTGTTGACAAG GAATTTAAACATATACAGAAGGGTGGGAACTACTATGAATTCTTCCACAATACTAGATTAGTTAAACCTACGATCCTTCATTTTCAG CTCAGAAACTTGGTTTGGGCTACTTCAAAGCATGATGTTTACCTTATGTCCAATTATTCGGTTATGCATTGGTCATCATTGTCATGTAATCTGTCTGAGATCCTTAATTTTGCTGGGCATGTGGCACCTACCGAG AAACATCCCGGAAGTTTGTTAGAAGGTTTTACACAAACTCAAATAAGCACTCTAGCAGTCAAAGACAATTTTATGGTTGCAGGAGGCTTCCAAGGAGAGCTTACTTTTAAG CACTTGGACAGAAAAGGAGTAACCTTTTGTACCCGGACAACGTATGACGATAATGCAATTACAAATGCTATTGAGATATATGACAGCTTGAG GGGTGGAATTAATTTTATGGCCTCAAACAATGACTGTAGTGTGAGAGAATATGATACTGAGAGATTTCAACTTTTAAACCATTTCCAGTTCCCTTGGCCAGTAAAT CACACATCAGTCAGCCCAGATCAAAGACTTATCACTGTCGTTGGAGATGACTTGGATGGGCTGCTTGTGGATTTGCAAAATGGAAAG ACTGTAGCCACAGTGGTAGGCCATCGAGATTACTCGTTCGCATCTGCATGGCACCCAGATGGACGCATATTTGCCACGGGAAATCAGGACAAGACGTGCCGAGTATGGGACATAAGAAACCTCTCAATGCCAGTCGTGACTCTTAAAGGAAACTTAGGTGCCGTACGATCAATCTGCTTTTCATCCGATGGCCAATTCATGGTAGTTGCTGAACCGGCAGATTTTGTCCATGTGTATAACATAAGGGCTGGTTTCCAGAAACGGCAAGAGATCGACTTCTTCGGTGAGATTTCGGGGGTATCTTTGAGTCCAGATGACGAGTCTCTGTATATAGGAATATGGGATAGAACTTATGCTAGTTTGCTGCAGTATAACAAAAAACACACTTATGGTTACTTAGATTCTTACCTGTGa
- the LOC107887274 gene encoding uncharacterized WD repeat-containing protein C2A9.03 isoform X3, translated as MSYPQGEDFYYMDEDFVHDMDEDNYGRAGGDVDADEYDMLTKVTDTTSAQARKGKDIQGIPWERLNITREKYRLTRLEQYKNYENMPFSGEAVDKEFKHIQKGGNYYEFFHNTRLVKPTILHFQLRNLVWATSKHDVYLMSNYSVMHWSSLSCNLSEILNFAGHVAPTEKHPGSLLEGFTQTQISTLAVKDNFMVAGGFQGELTFKHLDRKGVTFCTRTTYDDNAITNAIEIYDSLRGGINFMASNNDCSVREYDTERFQLLNHFQFPWPVNHTSVSPDQRLITVVGDDLDGLLVDLQNGKTVATVVGHRDYSFASAWHPDGRIFATGNQDKTCRVWDIRNLSMPVVTLKGNLGAVRSICFSSDGQFMVVAEPADFVHVYNIRAGFQKRQEIDFFGEISGVSLSPDDESLYIGIWDRTYASLLQYNKKHTYGYLDSYL; from the exons ATGTCCTACCCGCAAGGGGAGGATTTCTATTACATGGATGAAGATTTTGTACATGACATGGATGAAGACAACTACGGTCGAGCTGGTGGAGATGTGGATGCTGATGAATATGACATG CTGACCAAGGTGACCGATACGACTTCTGCGCAAGCGCGGAAGGGGAAAGACATTCAGGGGATTCCGTGGGAAAGACTGAACATAACTAGAGAAAAATATAGGTTGACAAGGCTTGAGCAGTATAAGAACTATGAGAATATGCCTTTTTCCGGTGAAGCTGTTGACAAG GAATTTAAACATATACAGAAGGGTGGGAACTACTATGAATTCTTCCACAATACTAGATTAGTTAAACCTACGATCCTTCATTTTCAG CTCAGAAACTTGGTTTGGGCTACTTCAAAGCATGATGTTTACCTTATGTCCAATTATTCGGTTATGCATTGGTCATCATTGTCATGTAATCTGTCTGAGATCCTTAATTTTGCTGGGCATGTGGCACCTACCGAG AAACATCCCGGAAGTTTGTTAGAAGGTTTTACACAAACTCAAATAAGCACTCTAGCAGTCAAAGACAATTTTATGGTTGCAGGAGGCTTCCAAGGAGAGCTTACTTTTAAG CACTTGGACAGAAAAGGAGTAACCTTTTGTACCCGGACAACGTATGACGATAATGCAATTACAAATGCTATTGAGATATATGACAGCTTGAG GGGTGGAATTAATTTTATGGCCTCAAACAATGACTGTAGTGTGAGAGAATATGATACTGAGAGATTTCAACTTTTAAACCATTTCCAGTTCCCTTGGCCAGTAAAT CACACATCAGTCAGCCCAGATCAAAGACTTATCACTGTCGTTGGAGATGACTTGGATGGGCTGCTTGTGGATTTGCAAAATGGAAAG ACTGTAGCCACAGTGGTAGGCCATCGAGATTACTCGTTCGCATCTGCATGGCACCCAGATGGACGCATATTTGCCACGGGAAATCAGGACAAGACGTGCCGAGTATGGGACATAAGAAACCTCTCAATGCCAGTCGTGACTCTTAAAGGAAACTTAGGTGCCGTACGATCAATCTGCTTTTCATCCGATGGCCAATTCATGGTAGTTGCTGAACCGGCAGATTTTGTCCATGTGTATAACATAAGGGCTGGTTTCCAGAAACGGCAAGAGATCGACTTCTTCGGTGAGATTTCGGGGGTATCTTTGAGTCCAGATGACGAGTCTCTGTATATAGGAATATGGGATAGAACTTATGCTAGTTTGCTGCAGTATAACAAAAAACACACTTATGGTTACTTAGATTCTTACCTGTGa